A genomic region of Bdellovibrionales bacterium contains the following coding sequences:
- a CDS encoding AtpZ/AtpI family protein produces MQKNKGIIFAGLGFELVGVVLACLYIGQLIDKIYGWGGLGVALMIVLGTAGWFFHLIILLKRFMKNDCNTKE; encoded by the coding sequence ATGCAAAAAAATAAGGGAATCATCTTTGCAGGTCTTGGATTTGAACTCGTTGGGGTGGTTCTTGCCTGTCTTTATATAGGTCAGCTAATAGATAAAATTTACGGATGGGGTGGCCTTGGAGTCGCTTTGATGATAGTGCTCGGCACAGCTGGATGGTTTTTCCATCTTATTATTTTGCTCAAGCGTTTTATGAAAAACGACTGCAATACCAAGGAATAA
- the atpB gene encoding F0F1 ATP synthase subunit A encodes MVHFNWTQLIPGVGHHFIHVATVLLASVLMFLIAVAARIALGSGEKAIAPAGSFSLKGFFEIIHEFVVGLSETVIGHDGKKFAPMFATIFFFILINNLLGLVPGMTPATDNLNTTIAIGLFSFCAYNYYGFKEHGIAYLKQFLGPVIFMAPLMLLIELISHFVRPLSLGLRLYGNMVGDHTVLSIFLSLAGYYFVPVIFYFLGIFVCFMQAFVFMMLTMIYVSMAISHDH; translated from the coding sequence ATGGTACATTTCAATTGGACACAATTAATTCCAGGAGTCGGCCACCATTTTATTCATGTGGCGACCGTACTTCTTGCAAGCGTGCTTATGTTTTTAATAGCTGTAGCGGCCCGTATTGCATTAGGCTCAGGGGAGAAGGCGATTGCACCGGCAGGCAGTTTCTCTTTGAAGGGTTTTTTTGAAATCATTCATGAGTTTGTTGTAGGTCTATCTGAAACGGTCATTGGTCATGACGGCAAGAAGTTTGCCCCAATGTTTGCGACAATTTTCTTTTTTATCTTGATTAACAATCTGCTTGGTCTGGTTCCTGGGATGACTCCTGCAACAGACAATTTAAATACCACGATTGCGATCGGATTATTTTCATTCTGTGCCTATAATTATTATGGATTTAAGGAACATGGGATTGCTTATCTGAAGCAATTTCTGGGTCCTGTGATATTTATGGCTCCCCTCATGTTGCTCATTGAGTTGATATCCCACTTTGTTCGCCCCCTTAGCTTGGGCTTGCGTCTTTACGGAAATATGGTCGGTGATCATACAGTCTTATCTATTTTTCTCAGTCTTGCTGGATACTATTTTGTGCCAGTGATTTTTTATTTTTTAGGCATCTTTGTCTGTTTCATGCAGGCTTTTGTTTTTATGATGTTAACGATGATTTATGTGTCCATGGCGATTTCCCATGACCACTAA
- a CDS encoding ATP synthase F0 subunit C yields MKKAIFLAALFGAVSAFAQEAAVAAASASNTGWYALGASLAIGLAAFGGAFAQGRIGASAMDGIARNPQAQSNMFVSMIIGLVLIESLVIYSLVIAFMLVGKI; encoded by the coding sequence ATGAAAAAGGCGATCTTTTTGGCAGCTCTATTTGGTGCAGTTTCAGCGTTTGCTCAAGAGGCAGCAGTAGCGGCAGCTTCAGCGAGCAACACGGGATGGTATGCGCTTGGCGCCAGCTTAGCGATTGGACTGGCGGCCTTCGGTGGAGCCTTCGCACAAGGTAGGATTGGCGCGTCTGCAATGGATGGTATTGCCCGCAATCCCCAGGCTCAGTCAAATATGTTTGTTTCAATGATCATTGGCTTGGTTCTCATTGAGTCTCTTGTCATCTATTCATTGGTTATTGCATTTATGTTGGTTGGAAAAATTTAG
- a CDS encoding response regulator, which translates to MILFEKCVLSETKHPSSLKQKVLLVDDSPDLLFLEQSILEMGGFCVSTAQSGTEALSTLSQMKKPDIILIDYYLGDMTGQDFFDILENCRPELAKTIPVIFLTGSDHVPKCKAAGIIHKPSGIYDLVESVQGYLKAAQSN; encoded by the coding sequence TTGATTTTGTTTGAAAAATGCGTTTTGTCTGAGACCAAGCATCCTTCTTCGTTAAAGCAAAAAGTACTTCTGGTTGATGATAGCCCAGACTTGTTGTTCCTCGAACAATCTATTCTTGAAATGGGGGGCTTTTGTGTTTCAACAGCACAAAGTGGCACAGAGGCACTGTCCACCCTTTCCCAAATGAAAAAACCCGACATCATTCTAATTGATTATTATTTGGGAGATATGACGGGCCAAGATTTCTTCGACATTCTTGAGAACTGCAGGCCCGAATTGGCAAAGACCATTCCCGTTATTTTTCTTACTGGAAGTGATCATGTTCCAAAATGCAAAGCTGCCGGAATTATTCATAAGCCTTCGGGAATATATGATCTTGTTGAATCCGTCCAAGGCTACCTGAAGGCAGCTCAATCTAACTGA
- a CDS encoding phosphomannomutase/phosphoglucomutase — protein sequence MLMNSVIFREYDIRGVVGKDYDSQFARALGRAYVSYLIKECGVKRAKICIGQDARLSSPELVRELSRGMAESGAEVLLLGSVTSPITYFSTFNVPGVNGAIMVTGSHNPPEYNGFKISIGKSTIFGDKIKKLEEIIKKADFVTGDGSERQYDIIPEYIERYKKEFGQLKNIPFVVDCGNGAAGTVLRRLYEAVGLRPQILFETPDGTFPNHHPDPTVEENLLDLVQAVKKSQAVLGIGFDGDADRIGVVGHNGRMYYGDELMVLISRSILSKKPGLKIIGDVKCSDRLFTDISKHGGHPIMWKTGHSLIKEKIKVEGAPFGGELSGHIFFADRNYGFDDALYAGLRILEILGETGKNIDELLADFPLAFNTPEIRIDTTEEKKHLIVEKLKQSFAVPRKDVSVNLIDGIRVSYPFGWALARASNTQPVLVLRFEASSQPHLETIQKEFEDIVNPLL from the coding sequence ATGCTAATGAATTCTGTGATTTTTCGTGAGTATGATATACGTGGAGTTGTAGGAAAAGACTACGATAGCCAGTTTGCGCGTGCCCTCGGCCGAGCCTACGTCAGTTATCTAATCAAGGAATGTGGCGTTAAACGAGCCAAGATCTGTATTGGCCAAGATGCTCGGCTGAGCAGTCCAGAATTGGTCCGCGAACTTTCCAGAGGGATGGCAGAGAGTGGCGCAGAAGTTTTATTATTGGGGTCTGTGACGAGTCCCATCACTTATTTTTCGACCTTTAACGTGCCTGGAGTAAATGGTGCGATTATGGTTACTGGCAGTCATAATCCTCCCGAGTACAATGGCTTCAAGATTTCAATTGGAAAGTCTACGATCTTTGGTGACAAAATTAAGAAGCTTGAAGAAATCATTAAGAAGGCTGATTTTGTTACAGGTGATGGATCTGAGAGACAATATGACATTATTCCCGAATATATCGAGAGATATAAGAAGGAATTTGGCCAGTTAAAAAACATTCCTTTTGTTGTCGACTGCGGAAATGGGGCCGCTGGCACTGTTTTACGACGTTTGTACGAAGCCGTGGGATTGCGCCCTCAAATATTGTTTGAAACGCCAGACGGTACCTTTCCTAATCACCATCCTGATCCAACCGTCGAAGAAAATCTTTTAGATCTTGTTCAGGCTGTTAAGAAAAGCCAGGCCGTTCTAGGAATAGGGTTCGATGGCGATGCCGACCGGATTGGAGTTGTCGGACATAATGGACGCATGTATTACGGCGATGAACTGATGGTTCTGATTAGTAGGTCTATTTTGTCAAAAAAGCCGGGTTTAAAAATAATTGGTGATGTGAAATGCTCAGACCGTCTCTTTACCGATATTTCTAAACATGGTGGCCACCCCATTATGTGGAAAACTGGCCATTCACTCATTAAGGAAAAAATCAAAGTGGAAGGAGCCCCGTTCGGTGGAGAATTGAGCGGCCACATCTTTTTTGCGGATCGAAATTATGGGTTTGACGACGCTCTCTACGCCGGACTACGCATTCTGGAAATACTCGGTGAAACCGGAAAAAATATTGATGAGCTCTTGGCAGATTTTCCCCTGGCCTTTAATACTCCCGAAATTCGCATTGATACAACAGAGGAAAAGAAGCATTTGATCGTAGAAAAATTGAAACAAAGTTTTGCCGTCCCCAGAAAAGATGTCTCAGTCAACCTCATCGACGGAATTCGGGTCAGCTATCCATTTGGTTGGGCATTGGCAAGGGCATCAAACACCCAACCCGTTCTTGTCCTTCGGTTTGAAGCAAGTTCACAGCCGCATTTGGAGACCATCCAGAAAGAGTTTGAAGATATTGTTAACCCCTTGCTATAG
- a CDS encoding 4-hydroxythreonine-4-phosphate dehydrogenase PdxA codes for MKIVITTGDSDGIGTEITAKALTKLKPQKGIHFIFWRSPRCPTKHLRLIDSQFSRIRVATWPEALRVAPGSHKDIVDICSNLRPPAWVELSAKGSLFGHVDAIATAPLSKVEIVNAGYDLIGHTEILRKVSDAKHLFMAFVGKRFNVLLVTGHIPLKEVPDQLNNELLSQAISAANRLRKLISGSKRERPLGLVGLNPHAGEGGIIGNEEDFFFQSAIKDARRHKIPIEGPLVPDAAFFEENWRKYSVFVCPYHDQGLIPFKMVHGQKSGVHITMGLPFVRTSVDHGTAKNIFGKNKANPNSMREAIQWAIMLAKQAADRPSLII; via the coding sequence ATCAAGATTGTTATAACGACTGGGGACAGCGACGGTATTGGAACTGAAATCACTGCCAAGGCCCTCACAAAACTGAAACCTCAAAAAGGTATTCACTTTATTTTTTGGCGCTCTCCTCGTTGTCCAACCAAACATCTAAGACTCATTGATTCTCAATTTTCAAGAATTCGAGTGGCCACATGGCCAGAGGCCCTTCGCGTGGCACCGGGAAGTCACAAAGATATTGTGGATATTTGTTCCAACCTCCGCCCTCCTGCCTGGGTCGAGCTCTCTGCGAAAGGAAGTTTGTTTGGTCATGTTGACGCTATAGCCACTGCTCCACTTTCAAAAGTGGAGATTGTGAATGCTGGATATGATCTCATTGGACACACCGAAATTCTGAGAAAGGTTTCCGATGCCAAACACCTTTTTATGGCATTTGTTGGAAAGCGATTCAATGTTCTGCTTGTCACCGGCCATATTCCCCTCAAGGAAGTTCCTGACCAATTGAACAATGAGCTACTCAGTCAGGCAATCTCTGCCGCCAATCGCCTTCGCAAACTCATCAGCGGTTCTAAAAGGGAAAGGCCTTTAGGACTTGTTGGCCTCAACCCTCATGCCGGCGAAGGTGGAATTATTGGTAACGAAGAAGATTTCTTTTTTCAATCGGCCATCAAGGATGCTCGCCGCCATAAAATTCCTATTGAAGGCCCTCTCGTTCCAGATGCTGCCTTTTTTGAGGAAAACTGGCGCAAGTACAGTGTTTTCGTGTGTCCCTATCACGATCAGGGACTGATCCCATTTAAAATGGTCCACGGGCAAAAATCCGGCGTACATATCACTATGGGACTTCCGTTTGTTAGAACGAGCGTGGACCATGGAACGGCAAAGAATATATTTGGAAAAAATAAGGCAAACCCCAACTCTATGAGAGAGGCCATCCAGTGGGCCATCATGTTAGCCAAGCAAGCGGCTGATAGACCATCTCTCATTATTTAA
- a CDS encoding peptidylprolyl isomerase has product MGRVIAVTAFIFGANLYLANARVIERILAVVNDEIIIQTDLDSYRNKLNTGGLIDDAVLRISDKAALLSDRKALINHLIDERLLDSEVKSQGLEVPIEKVEQEIRSISRRNGISRENLKVALTEKGVNFSDYQEFIQTTLERQSLIEKEVSSKIKISEDDIISYYVNHMGDKNANVYGYTLSHILFLTKKGEKVARDNAQMIIDKLKSGTVSFDKLAGQFSEDPNFTQGGFLGTFKAGEMLPEIEAAVKGLAVNDITGIIKTKVGYHIVQVTKKTVVTNPKFEAKKDEIRGILFTQAFKSGLRQWLDAKRKDAFIRVNPS; this is encoded by the coding sequence ATGGGAAGAGTGATTGCAGTCACAGCTTTTATTTTCGGGGCCAATTTGTATTTAGCGAACGCCCGGGTAATTGAAAGGATTTTGGCTGTCGTAAATGATGAGATAATTATCCAAACGGATCTTGATTCTTACAGGAATAAATTAAATACCGGGGGTCTCATAGACGACGCTGTACTGAGAATTAGCGACAAGGCGGCGCTACTTTCTGATCGCAAGGCTCTGATCAACCACCTCATAGATGAACGACTTCTAGATTCGGAAGTTAAGAGTCAGGGTCTTGAAGTTCCAATTGAGAAGGTTGAGCAGGAGATCCGTTCTATTTCACGCCGAAATGGAATATCACGAGAGAATTTAAAGGTCGCTCTCACAGAGAAGGGAGTTAACTTTTCTGACTATCAGGAATTTATTCAAACAACGCTGGAACGTCAGTCGCTCATTGAAAAGGAAGTCAGCTCAAAAATTAAGATTTCTGAAGATGACATTATTTCATATTATGTGAATCATATGGGCGATAAAAATGCCAATGTATATGGATACACCTTATCACACATTCTATTTCTTACAAAAAAGGGAGAGAAAGTAGCCAGAGACAATGCCCAGATGATCATTGATAAACTGAAGTCTGGCACTGTCTCATTTGATAAACTTGCCGGTCAATTCAGCGAAGATCCAAATTTTACCCAGGGAGGCTTCCTAGGTACTTTCAAGGCGGGCGAGATGTTGCCTGAAATTGAAGCCGCAGTGAAGGGACTTGCAGTTAACGATATTACTGGAATCATTAAAACAAAGGTTGGATATCATATTGTTCAAGTGACGAAAAAAACTGTGGTCACCAACCCGAAATTCGAGGCAAAGAAGGACGAGATTCGGGGAATTTTATTTACGCAAGCCTTTAAAAGTGGACTTAGGCAATGGCTAGATGCAAAACGCAAAGATGCCTTCATTCGGGTTAACCCTTCGTGA
- a CDS encoding peptidyl-prolyl cis-trans isomerase, with protein sequence MIQCVRVIRILHPTMKAAGFFAIAIFLSGCFNRKSEITDRPIVRVNEQSLSTKEFAERLALRLRDFDAIRVKEVRVLQHAKDQVVNDFIIETLTRDWATKNKIYVNTEELESEVKFIRGQYPDDLAFRRSLSNEGTTFDYWQEKIKFSLLQKKVLSEIKKGMSPPTEAEIKSFYDTHKDEFQSQERVHLRQIVLDSESNAKRIYDEVRRGRSIKDLAISFSIAPEAENGGDIGWIAKGTLDIFDAAFSMRVGQKSEVVKSPYGYHIFEVVDKRRAALESLKATEDRIKRRLAEKAEQQVYSAWLEERLRSSRVFKDQELIRALSVETKDE encoded by the coding sequence ATGATTCAATGTGTTCGGGTAATTAGGATCCTCCATCCAACGATGAAAGCAGCAGGTTTTTTTGCGATTGCGATCTTCCTTAGTGGATGTTTCAATAGAAAATCTGAAATCACGGACAGACCTATAGTTAGAGTCAATGAACAATCTCTTTCCACCAAGGAGTTCGCAGAACGTCTGGCTTTGCGATTAAGGGATTTCGATGCAATTAGAGTCAAGGAAGTACGAGTCTTGCAGCATGCTAAAGATCAAGTCGTAAATGATTTCATAATCGAGACATTAACCAGAGATTGGGCAACAAAAAACAAAATATATGTCAATACTGAAGAACTTGAATCCGAAGTTAAATTTATCCGCGGTCAGTACCCAGATGATCTCGCCTTTCGAAGATCTCTCAGCAATGAAGGTACCACCTTCGATTATTGGCAAGAAAAAATTAAGTTCAGCCTCCTACAAAAAAAAGTACTGAGTGAAATCAAGAAGGGTATGTCTCCTCCCACAGAGGCCGAAATAAAGAGTTTTTACGACACTCATAAAGACGAATTCCAGAGCCAGGAACGAGTTCATTTGCGCCAAATTGTGCTTGACTCTGAAAGCAATGCCAAACGTATCTATGATGAGGTTCGCCGGGGTCGTTCCATCAAAGACCTCGCGATAAGTTTTTCAATTGCCCCGGAGGCCGAAAACGGTGGAGACATCGGGTGGATTGCAAAGGGAACCCTTGATATTTTTGACGCGGCGTTCTCAATGCGCGTGGGTCAAAAAAGTGAGGTCGTAAAAAGCCCTTATGGCTACCATATTTTTGAGGTTGTTGATAAAAGACGAGCAGCATTAGAAAGCTTAAAGGCGACCGAGGATAGAATAAAACGGCGCCTTGCCGAAAAGGCTGAACAGCAAGTTTACTCGGCCTGGCTAGAAGAGAGGTTGAGATCCTCCCGCGTTTTTAAGGATCAAGAGTTGATAAGAGCCCTATCAGTTGAAACGAAGGATGAATAA
- a CDS encoding peptidylprolyl isomerase yields the protein MLRKRFVLSLVLFCLGFKASADVVAKVGKKTITTQDFNAKYDEIKKQTINPPPPELFLEDLIRYEIGVQEAESKGLRNDPIVLERINQELYKVLIEKAIGDKVKAIKVTEDEMKAQYKKNPDFRISHILIEFKPTATEKEKEEARKHGKEILREVKASKRPFEELVKLYSDDSISKENGGDIGFQSKVTLLPPIYDTVVKMTPGEIKGLVETRYGFHILKLNERGRFQNANKQHLRAATFDEKRKAIFDEYFANIKKKYKIESNPKLVKNLK from the coding sequence ATGCTTCGAAAGCGGTTTGTTTTGTCCCTTGTTTTATTTTGTTTGGGATTCAAGGCAAGCGCTGATGTCGTGGCCAAAGTCGGCAAGAAAACCATCACCACTCAAGACTTCAACGCCAAGTATGATGAGATTAAAAAACAGACTATTAATCCGCCTCCGCCAGAGTTGTTTTTAGAGGACCTCATTCGTTACGAAATCGGAGTACAGGAGGCCGAATCGAAGGGGCTTCGCAACGATCCAATTGTGTTGGAGCGAATCAACCAGGAACTTTACAAAGTTCTCATTGAAAAGGCCATCGGTGATAAGGTCAAAGCCATCAAAGTTACCGAAGATGAAATGAAAGCTCAGTACAAGAAAAATCCTGATTTCAGAATTAGCCATATTCTCATTGAATTTAAGCCCACCGCCACAGAAAAGGAAAAGGAAGAGGCCCGGAAACACGGAAAAGAGATTCTCCGTGAAGTGAAAGCAAGCAAGCGCCCATTTGAAGAACTTGTTAAACTCTATTCTGACGACTCGATAAGTAAGGAAAATGGCGGTGATATTGGCTTTCAATCTAAGGTCACTCTACTTCCTCCAATTTATGATACAGTTGTGAAGATGACCCCGGGAGAAATAAAAGGTTTGGTGGAAACACGGTACGGTTTTCATATTTTAAAACTCAACGAACGTGGGCGTTTTCAAAATGCCAACAAGCAGCACCTTCGAGCCGCCACATTTGATGAGAAGAGAAAGGCCATTTTTGACGAGTACTTTGCAAATATCAAAAAGAAATATAAAATCGAATCAAATCCGAAACTAGTTAAAAACTTGAAATGA
- a CDS encoding lysophospholipid acyltransferase family protein, which produces MFRTVLLSRLASILYRLLSVTWRVRVIEDPLFVGRREAGLPTLLAHWHGDELAVLHLVSRLHLATMTSTSSDGQIIDYVIRRLGGVTSRGSSTRGGIVALKGLLRLGKTGRPISMAVDGPKGPLHQVKSGVFEISRLLDAPIFPVGVFCTSVFVFKKSWNKAILPCPFSRITIIFGEPLGPVSKRADPRSSELAERLSLSLDNAKQQALKFIAVP; this is translated from the coding sequence GTGTTTAGAACAGTTCTCCTTTCCCGCCTGGCCTCGATCCTTTACCGCCTTCTGTCAGTGACATGGAGGGTTCGTGTTATAGAAGATCCTCTCTTTGTAGGCCGAAGAGAGGCTGGGTTGCCAACTCTGCTTGCCCATTGGCACGGAGACGAATTGGCCGTGTTGCATCTGGTTAGCCGCCTCCATTTGGCAACGATGACCTCGACAAGTTCCGATGGACAAATAATTGATTATGTTATTCGCCGTCTTGGTGGTGTCACCTCCAGGGGATCTTCCACCCGAGGCGGTATTGTCGCCCTGAAGGGACTCTTGCGGTTGGGAAAAACAGGAAGACCCATTTCAATGGCCGTTGATGGCCCCAAAGGCCCATTGCACCAGGTCAAGAGCGGTGTTTTTGAGATTTCAAGACTTCTTGATGCACCCATTTTTCCAGTTGGAGTCTTCTGCACAAGTGTTTTTGTTTTCAAAAAATCTTGGAATAAAGCGATTTTGCCCTGTCCATTTTCGCGAATCACCATCATATTTGGTGAGCCCCTTGGGCCAGTGAGCAAACGAGCAGACCCTCGGTCCTCTGAATTGGCAGAGCGGCTTTCTCTATCCCTTGATAATGCAAAACAGCAAGCTCTTAAATTCATTGCGGTGCCATAG
- a CDS encoding electron transfer flavoprotein subunit alpha/FixB family protein: MVSVFVFCEFQHGQLKKGALELLGAASQSGRHVVSVVLGPEAPTVAFQTFHYGAQKALVCDSKDLALYNSEIYANLLSLIISEHKPELVLASSSVLARDLFPRVAARTDSAYTSDCTELNLKDGGLHVRRPLYSGKCSASVNFKNCTTKLVLMKQNQLPIFAADVTKTGEIVTIKVPSSDLKTLVKKVVMGTSEKLDLTEANIIVSGGRGLKEPGNFSLLEALADTLGASVGASRAVVDAGWVPHGMQVGQTGKTVNPSLYIAVGISGAIQHMAGIMSSKVIVAINKDPEAPIFQKATFGIVGDLFEVVPLLTAEFKRTLS, encoded by the coding sequence ATCGTGTCAGTATTCGTCTTTTGTGAATTCCAACATGGGCAGCTAAAAAAGGGTGCGCTCGAGCTACTCGGTGCCGCAAGCCAATCTGGTCGCCACGTTGTCTCTGTGGTACTTGGACCGGAAGCTCCGACGGTGGCATTTCAGACCTTTCACTATGGGGCTCAGAAGGCTCTCGTTTGCGACAGCAAAGATCTGGCACTTTATAATTCGGAAATATATGCAAACCTGTTGAGTCTAATTATTTCGGAGCACAAACCAGAACTAGTCCTCGCTTCTTCCTCTGTGTTGGCCCGAGATCTTTTCCCTCGGGTTGCTGCTCGTACCGATTCTGCTTATACGTCTGACTGCACCGAATTGAATCTGAAAGATGGGGGCCTTCATGTTCGAAGACCTCTCTATTCTGGAAAATGTTCGGCGTCTGTTAATTTCAAAAACTGCACGACAAAACTCGTATTGATGAAGCAAAATCAGCTTCCTATTTTTGCAGCTGATGTCACGAAAACAGGAGAGATCGTAACCATAAAAGTGCCCTCGTCTGACTTGAAAACTCTTGTTAAAAAGGTTGTAATGGGAACTTCAGAAAAACTCGACCTTACTGAAGCCAACATCATTGTCTCTGGAGGAAGAGGTCTGAAGGAGCCCGGAAATTTCTCTTTATTGGAGGCACTCGCAGATACCTTAGGTGCCTCCGTTGGCGCTTCTCGGGCGGTGGTCGATGCCGGCTGGGTACCTCACGGGATGCAAGTGGGTCAAACTGGAAAAACAGTAAATCCTTCCCTCTATATCGCTGTGGGTATTTCAGGAGCTATCCAACACATGGCGGGTATCATGAGCAGCAAAGTGATAGTTGCGATCAACAAGGATCCCGAAGCTCCCATTTTTCAAAAGGCAACTTTTGGAATTGTGGGCGATCTTTTTGAAGTCGTTCCCTTACTGACTGCAGAATTCAAACGGACACTGAGTTAG
- a CDS encoding electron transfer flavoprotein subunit beta/FixA family protein, which produces MKIFVCVKQVPDTESKIRLKSDSSGIDETGIKWVLNPYDEFGLEEALKLKESLPGSSVTVLSLGPKKRVVDAIRTALAMGADDGILIDAPEFIDGYLTAKALAKVIAAEGPFDLIFTGKLAIDSNNSFVSQAIAEALSIPHATVVSKLVHEGTSATVERETEGGTREVIQLKGPCLIGANKGLNTPRYANLPGIIKAKKKPVKEISLSELELEVEAQRVSFSSFLLPAEKATTKILQGDMNTQVAELVQLLKNESKVL; this is translated from the coding sequence ATGAAAATCTTTGTCTGCGTGAAGCAGGTTCCGGATACCGAGTCAAAAATTCGCCTGAAGAGTGACTCCTCAGGAATCGATGAGACGGGAATAAAGTGGGTATTGAATCCATACGACGAGTTTGGTTTGGAAGAGGCACTCAAGTTAAAGGAGAGCCTGCCGGGGTCTTCCGTGACGGTGCTGAGCCTAGGCCCCAAAAAGCGTGTCGTGGATGCTATTCGCACAGCTCTGGCAATGGGTGCAGACGATGGGATTCTCATTGATGCTCCTGAGTTTATCGATGGATATTTGACAGCCAAGGCCTTGGCCAAGGTCATTGCAGCCGAAGGGCCATTCGACTTAATTTTTACTGGAAAGCTTGCCATTGACAGCAATAACTCCTTCGTCAGTCAGGCCATCGCTGAGGCCCTTTCGATACCTCATGCCACTGTCGTTTCAAAATTGGTACACGAGGGAACTAGCGCCACTGTGGAGCGCGAAACTGAGGGCGGCACGCGCGAAGTCATTCAACTTAAGGGACCGTGTCTGATCGGGGCAAACAAAGGTCTCAATACTCCTCGCTACGCCAATCTTCCGGGAATTATTAAAGCCAAGAAGAAACCTGTCAAGGAAATCAGTTTGAGTGAACTTGAGCTTGAAGTAGAGGCCCAAAGGGTTTCATTTAGCTCTTTTCTTTTGCCTGCCGAGAAAGCTACGACCAAAATCCTGCAGGGAGACATGAACACGCAGGTTGCCGAACTTGTCCAACTGCTAAAAAATGAATCGAAAGTACTGTGA
- a CDS encoding succinate dehydrogenase cytochrome b subunit, producing MLKKFCFISSNIGKKYLVAITGICLSLFVLAHMLGNLLILVSPRVYNLYGHAIVTSPLLYPAEIGLVLCFFFHVGLAIKLTFSNRTTRSSRYAMSATGPKATGLISRTMWVQGLLILAFMILHLITFKYGIVYEVEYGGVVARDLHRLVVEVFRQPGYVAWYVVCLLALGLHLSHGVSSSLQTLGIHHPRYQSLLKKMGIVYGVVVMSGFLSQPLYVFFIYRG from the coding sequence ATGCTTAAGAAATTTTGTTTTATCAGTTCGAATATTGGGAAGAAATATCTCGTTGCAATAACTGGGATTTGTCTGAGTTTGTTTGTTTTGGCTCACATGCTCGGTAACTTACTCATTTTGGTCAGTCCTAGGGTTTACAATCTCTATGGGCATGCCATCGTGACAAGCCCCCTTCTTTATCCCGCAGAAATTGGACTCGTGTTGTGCTTCTTTTTTCACGTTGGTTTGGCGATCAAGCTGACTTTTTCAAACAGGACGACTCGATCCAGCCGTTACGCGATGTCCGCCACGGGTCCAAAGGCCACGGGCCTAATATCTAGAACCATGTGGGTTCAGGGACTATTGATTCTGGCGTTCATGATTCTGCATTTAATTACGTTCAAATATGGAATTGTCTATGAAGTCGAATATGGTGGTGTGGTTGCTCGTGATCTACACCGCTTGGTCGTAGAAGTTTTTCGCCAGCCTGGGTACGTGGCTTGGTATGTTGTGTGTTTATTAGCTCTTGGCCTTCATTTGAGTCACGGTGTTTCCTCCTCCCTACAAACTCTTGGAATACATCATCCGAGATACCAGTCTTTATTGAAGAAAATGGGGATTGTTTATGGGGTTGTGGTTATGTCTGGCTTTCTCTCTCAACCTCTTTACGTATTTTTTATCTATAGGGGTTAA